In Sutterella faecalis, a genomic segment contains:
- the narL gene encoding two-component system response regulator NarL: MNAPESKTAAADKHTVLVVDDHPLFRRGVRELLSLDDTISVVGEAGTRDEAVLLARQLEPELIVLDLNMRGSSGVEILTTLKSEDPSMRIVILTVSDSGDDLLACIRAGADGYFLKDMEPERFLENVHEALEGRLIVDTAMVRYLTDMIREKAQPEAPNPLTEREEEVLSYIAQGLTNKMIGRKLQISDGTVKGHVKHLLKKLGFNSRVEAAVWAAQREEQKAKRQM; the protein is encoded by the coding sequence ATGAACGCGCCAGAATCAAAAACCGCTGCGGCAGACAAGCACACCGTACTGGTGGTTGACGACCACCCGCTTTTTCGCCGGGGCGTCAGAGAGCTGCTTTCGCTTGACGACACGATTTCAGTTGTGGGTGAAGCCGGAACGCGTGATGAAGCAGTGCTTCTCGCGAGACAGCTCGAGCCTGAACTGATTGTGCTCGACCTCAATATGCGCGGTTCATCAGGGGTGGAAATCCTGACGACGCTCAAGTCGGAAGATCCGTCAATGCGCATTGTGATTTTGACGGTGAGCGATTCCGGCGACGATCTTCTCGCCTGCATCCGAGCGGGTGCAGACGGCTATTTTCTGAAGGATATGGAGCCCGAGCGTTTTCTTGAGAACGTGCATGAAGCGCTCGAAGGGCGCCTCATCGTGGATACTGCGATGGTGAGGTATCTCACGGACATGATTCGTGAGAAAGCTCAGCCTGAGGCGCCTAATCCTCTGACGGAGCGAGAAGAAGAAGTGCTCAGCTATATCGCGCAGGGGCTGACGAATAAGATGATCGGGAGAAAGCTTCAGATTTCCGACGGCACCGTCAAGGGACATGTGAAGCATCTTCTCAAAAAGCTGGGCTTCAACAGCCGTGTTGAAGCGGCCGTCTGGGCTGCTCAAAGGGAGGAGCAGAAAGCAAAGCGGCAGATGTGA
- the sstT gene encoding serine/threonine transporter SstT, whose translation MKRVFQFAMPFLQASLVKQIVVGLVLGIALGLTFPEVAKSVGLLGSLFVAALKGVAPILVFVLVMSSIANQQIAGDRHIKPIVVLYLLGTFAAALIAVGASFLWPTAIALSVTDQAVSAPSGIMEVFRNLLLQAVDNPVNAISKGNYISILVWAIAMGVVLRHAHSSTREVLLDAARAVEFIVRLVIRFAPFGIFGLVASTLATTGLEAFAGYLKVLAVLVGTMFFIALVVNPFLVWLCIRRNPYPYTLMTLRESGVAAFFTRSSAANIPVNLEICRRLGLPEATYSISIPVGATVNMQGAAITITVLTLAGVHTLGMPVDVLSAIFLSFVAALCAAGASGVPGGSLMLIPLACGLFGIDQNTAMQVVAVGFIIGVVQDSCETALNSSADALFTIAACKRAERLQGKEE comes from the coding sequence ATGAAGCGCGTTTTCCAGTTTGCGATGCCGTTTCTGCAGGCATCGCTTGTTAAGCAAATCGTTGTCGGCCTTGTTCTAGGCATAGCGCTCGGCCTTACCTTCCCTGAAGTTGCCAAGAGCGTCGGCCTCCTGGGCAGTCTCTTCGTGGCTGCACTGAAGGGCGTGGCGCCGATCCTCGTCTTCGTGCTGGTGATGTCGTCGATTGCGAATCAGCAGATTGCGGGCGATCGTCACATCAAGCCGATTGTTGTGCTTTATCTTCTCGGCACTTTTGCTGCCGCGCTTATTGCGGTAGGCGCGAGCTTCCTCTGGCCGACGGCCATTGCGCTCTCCGTGACGGATCAGGCGGTTTCTGCGCCGAGCGGCATTATGGAAGTGTTCCGTAATCTTCTGCTGCAGGCTGTTGATAATCCTGTGAACGCCATCAGTAAGGGCAACTACATCAGCATTCTCGTGTGGGCGATCGCCATGGGCGTGGTGCTCCGCCATGCGCACAGCTCTACGCGTGAAGTGCTGCTCGACGCCGCCCGCGCTGTGGAATTTATCGTCCGCCTCGTCATTCGTTTTGCGCCTTTCGGCATTTTCGGCCTGGTTGCCTCCACGCTTGCAACGACGGGGCTGGAAGCCTTCGCCGGCTACCTGAAGGTGCTTGCGGTGCTGGTGGGAACGATGTTCTTCATCGCGCTTGTCGTCAATCCCTTCCTGGTCTGGCTCTGCATCCGCAGGAACCCGTATCCCTATACGCTGATGACGCTGCGCGAATCGGGCGTTGCCGCTTTCTTCACGCGTTCGTCCGCGGCCAACATTCCTGTGAATCTTGAAATCTGCCGTCGTCTGGGTCTTCCGGAGGCCACTTATTCAATTTCCATCCCGGTAGGCGCTACCGTCAACATGCAGGGTGCCGCCATCACGATTACGGTGCTTACGCTTGCTGGCGTGCATACGCTCGGCATGCCGGTGGACGTCCTTTCGGCCATCTTCCTCTCCTTTGTCGCTGCGCTCTGCGCAGCCGGCGCCTCCGGCGTTCCGGGCGGCTCGCTCATGCTGATTCCGCTCGCCTGCGGCCTTTTTGGCATTGACCAGAACACCGCCATGCAGGTGGTGGCTGTCGGCTTCATCATCGGCGTGGTGCAGGACTCCTGCGAAACGGCCCTCAACTCTTCGGCCGATGCGCTCTTTACGATTGCGGCCTGCAAGCGTGCTGAACGCCTTCAGGGGAAGGAAGAATAA
- a CDS encoding chaperone NapD, with protein sequence MTPTMNYSAILVIARPGRLEAAVEAARRINGVEPHQTDPATDRFICTIEAATTDDEVRLFRTVSELADVFDVSLIEHRPDAS encoded by the coding sequence TTGACCCCGACTATGAACTATTCCGCCATTCTCGTCATCGCACGTCCGGGCCGGCTTGAGGCTGCCGTCGAAGCAGCCCGCCGCATTAATGGCGTGGAGCCCCACCAGACCGATCCGGCTACAGACCGCTTCATCTGCACCATTGAGGCTGCCACAACCGATGACGAAGTCCGTCTCTTCCGAACTGTCTCTGAACTCGCTGACGTCTTTGACGTCAGCCTCATCGAACATCGTCCGGACGCCTCTTAA
- a CDS encoding nitrate reductase cytochrome c-type subunit — MTRYTIFAAFACTSLLAAPVLAADNPIIGAPSPIPHPVANYLPITIDKNNCLMCHREQPADRARQKGEIPRSHYAAPGKLAGERFECMLCHAESSQAKPLAPVNANDATED, encoded by the coding sequence ATGACCCGCTATACGATTTTTGCCGCATTCGCCTGCACGTCTCTCCTTGCCGCTCCGGTGCTGGCTGCCGACAACCCCATCATCGGCGCTCCGAGCCCGATTCCCCATCCGGTAGCAAACTATCTTCCCATCACCATCGACAAGAACAACTGCCTGATGTGCCACCGCGAGCAGCCTGCCGATCGTGCGCGCCAAAAGGGCGAAATCCCCCGTTCGCACTATGCGGCTCCGGGGAAGCTTGCCGGTGAACGCTTTGAATGCATGCTCTGCCACGCAGAAAGCTCACAGGCGAAGCCCCTCGCTCCCGTCAACGCGAACGACGCCACCGAGGACTAA
- the napH gene encoding quinol dehydrogenase ferredoxin subunit NapH, with the protein MTHQAFMRRHRFTIARRITELLVLILFAGSARWGWEIAGKPLLLGDLSQSKLLGMIPLGDPLAFLERLLAGIIPTATTLIGTALITLFYSLLGSRTFCGWICPMNLVVEAAEWLRTKLGLSADYIRLPRSARYAVLAGTLAASFATGSAAFEAVSPQAIIWRDVAYGTGLSALSAALAVFALELGLMRNGWCGHLCPLGAFWSLAGRASPRPLVTIAFTDSKCTRCADCLRVCPEKQIIRFKDMAESGRIPSGECLNCGRCIEVCPEDALHFRIPGSSASKNTHQLN; encoded by the coding sequence ATGACGCATCAAGCCTTTATGCGCCGGCACCGCTTCACGATCGCAAGACGCATTACCGAGCTCCTGGTACTCATCCTTTTTGCGGGGTCCGCCCGCTGGGGATGGGAAATCGCCGGGAAGCCCCTGCTCCTTGGGGACCTGTCGCAATCGAAGCTTCTCGGAATGATCCCGTTGGGCGACCCGCTTGCCTTCCTGGAGCGGCTTCTTGCCGGAATCATTCCGACAGCGACGACGCTCATCGGGACAGCGCTCATCACGCTTTTCTACAGCCTTCTCGGCTCCCGGACCTTCTGCGGATGGATCTGTCCGATGAACCTGGTGGTTGAGGCGGCCGAATGGCTCCGGACAAAGCTTGGCCTTTCCGCCGACTACATCCGTCTGCCGAGAAGCGCGCGCTATGCCGTGCTTGCAGGCACGCTGGCGGCGAGCTTCGCCACCGGCTCAGCAGCATTTGAAGCCGTGAGCCCGCAGGCCATCATCTGGCGCGACGTCGCTTACGGAACCGGCCTCTCGGCACTTTCTGCTGCGCTTGCAGTCTTTGCGCTGGAGCTCGGACTCATGCGCAACGGCTGGTGCGGACACCTCTGCCCGCTCGGCGCCTTCTGGTCGCTTGCGGGGAGAGCCTCGCCCCGGCCTCTCGTGACCATTGCATTCACAGACTCAAAATGCACGCGCTGCGCCGACTGCCTCAGAGTGTGTCCGGAAAAGCAGATCATCCGCTTCAAGGACATGGCAGAAAGCGGCCGCATTCCCTCGGGGGAATGCCTCAACTGCGGCCGCTGCATTGAGGTCTGTCCGGAAGACGCGCTTCACTTCCGCATCCCCGGCTCCTCTGCCAGCAAAAATACACATCAATTGAATTAG
- the napA gene encoding nitrate reductase catalytic subunit NapA, whose translation MNQERPVTFHRRTVLKSGIAASAALSLGIPVTAAEAADANTLDQGISWHKSVCRFCGTGCGLMVGVRDGRVVATKGDPEAPVNRGLNCVKGYFNAKIMYGKDRLTQPLMRMKDGKFDKSGRFEPVSWETALSEMTKHLRATYEKKGPEGISIIGSGQYTIPEAYTASKLMKGGFRSNNIDPNARLCMASAVVGFYQTFGVDEPANCYADIEKTNTIILWGNNPAEAHPVLWSRMANRRLTDKGTRIIQLTTHRSSSSNLSDLVIIFRPNTDLAILNFILREIIRRGKVNQSYVEKHCIFCAGVTDIGFGLRNTDKFAFPAEKDVMARQLSVKLDKWEAVAQGRKEGEVVPQKNSGGTAGKHWKISFEDFKKGVEPYTLEFVAELAKGDNDESIDTFKKKLMELADYICDEKRDIMSYWCMGVNQHQRGVWVNEQIYAYHLLLGKHALPGNGAFSLTGQPSACGSAREVGAFCHRLPADMLVANPAHRAKTEKIWNLPAGTLNPKVGASLMKILRGVEDESIDFLWTQVVNIIQSAPNNNHWIKACRRPDAFVVVSDIYPTFSARCADLILPAAAHFEKWGLYGNAERRTQGWHQLVKSPGEARTDVWMMMELAKRFTIGETWKSVPVKGVKDDKLPDVLAEAEAMGMKPETTLFDALFAPTGKRAEAVWPDPLYKSELNNTGDALGLKWFPEKALFNEYRQFTLGDGHDLADFDTYQDPKCRGLIWPVVNGKETLYRFNTEYDPYAKEDNLFYGKLMKPVASGDLYNVTDPKQTAYAGTAKIFFRPYAAPVEQPDGHYDLWLCTGRILEHWHTGSMTRRVPELHRAAPQALLYMNPGDAEKRGLKRGDLAHVESRHGTCEALVETQVRNIMPAGTVWLAFFDEKVKCNAVVIDATDPLSEEPDFKKTAVLVRKA comes from the coding sequence ATGAACCAGGAACGCCCAGTCACTTTCCATCGCCGTACGGTGCTCAAGTCGGGCATCGCCGCAAGCGCCGCGCTTTCGCTCGGCATTCCCGTCACCGCAGCCGAGGCTGCTGACGCAAATACACTCGACCAGGGCATCAGCTGGCACAAATCCGTCTGCCGCTTCTGCGGCACCGGCTGCGGCCTGATGGTCGGCGTGCGCGACGGCCGCGTCGTTGCCACCAAGGGAGACCCTGAAGCCCCGGTGAACCGCGGCCTCAACTGCGTAAAGGGTTATTTCAACGCCAAGATCATGTACGGCAAGGACCGTCTTACTCAGCCCCTGATGCGCATGAAGGACGGCAAATTCGACAAGTCCGGCCGCTTTGAGCCCGTATCGTGGGAAACGGCCCTCAGCGAAATGACGAAGCACCTGCGTGCGACCTATGAAAAGAAGGGTCCCGAGGGCATTTCGATCATCGGGTCGGGCCAGTACACGATTCCGGAAGCCTATACCGCTTCGAAGCTCATGAAGGGGGGCTTCCGCTCGAACAACATCGACCCCAATGCGCGCCTCTGCATGGCGTCAGCCGTCGTCGGCTTCTACCAGACCTTCGGTGTTGACGAGCCGGCAAACTGCTACGCCGACATTGAAAAAACCAACACCATCATTCTCTGGGGCAACAACCCGGCTGAAGCGCATCCGGTGCTCTGGTCGCGCATGGCAAACCGCCGTCTTACCGACAAGGGAACGCGCATCATTCAGCTCACGACGCATCGCTCGAGCTCGTCGAATCTCTCCGACCTTGTCATCATCTTCCGCCCGAATACGGACCTCGCGATCCTCAACTTCATTCTTCGCGAAATCATCCGCCGCGGCAAGGTGAATCAGTCCTACGTCGAAAAGCACTGCATCTTCTGCGCGGGCGTGACGGACATTGGCTTTGGCCTTCGCAACACGGACAAGTTCGCCTTCCCGGCCGAAAAGGACGTGATGGCCCGCCAGCTCTCCGTGAAGCTCGACAAGTGGGAAGCGGTCGCCCAGGGCAGAAAAGAAGGCGAAGTCGTGCCGCAGAAAAATTCCGGCGGCACCGCCGGCAAGCACTGGAAGATTTCCTTTGAGGATTTCAAAAAGGGCGTCGAGCCCTACACGCTGGAGTTCGTGGCGGAACTCGCCAAGGGCGACAATGATGAGTCGATCGACACCTTCAAGAAGAAGCTCATGGAGCTCGCCGACTACATCTGCGACGAAAAGCGCGACATCATGAGCTACTGGTGCATGGGCGTCAATCAGCACCAGCGCGGCGTCTGGGTGAATGAGCAGATCTATGCCTATCACCTGCTCCTCGGCAAGCACGCCCTGCCCGGGAACGGCGCTTTCTCGCTCACGGGTCAGCCCTCTGCCTGCGGCTCTGCCCGTGAAGTGGGCGCCTTCTGCCACAGACTTCCCGCCGACATGCTGGTCGCCAATCCGGCTCATCGCGCGAAGACGGAAAAGATCTGGAATCTTCCTGCCGGCACGCTGAATCCTAAGGTCGGCGCTTCCCTCATGAAGATCCTGAGAGGCGTCGAGGACGAGTCGATCGACTTCCTCTGGACGCAGGTCGTCAACATCATTCAGTCGGCGCCGAACAATAACCACTGGATCAAGGCCTGCCGTCGTCCGGACGCTTTTGTGGTTGTTTCGGACATTTATCCGACTTTCTCCGCACGCTGCGCAGACCTGATTCTCCCGGCCGCTGCTCACTTTGAAAAATGGGGCCTCTACGGCAATGCAGAACGCCGCACGCAGGGCTGGCATCAGCTCGTAAAGTCCCCGGGCGAAGCTCGGACCGATGTCTGGATGATGATGGAGCTCGCCAAGCGCTTCACCATCGGAGAAACCTGGAAGAGCGTCCCCGTCAAGGGCGTGAAGGACGACAAGCTCCCCGACGTGCTTGCCGAAGCTGAAGCCATGGGCATGAAGCCCGAAACCACGCTCTTTGATGCGCTCTTTGCTCCGACGGGGAAGCGCGCAGAAGCGGTGTGGCCGGATCCGCTCTATAAGAGCGAACTCAACAACACGGGCGACGCGCTCGGTCTCAAGTGGTTCCCTGAAAAGGCGCTCTTCAACGAGTACCGCCAGTTCACGCTCGGCGACGGTCATGATCTGGCAGATTTCGATACCTATCAGGACCCGAAATGCCGCGGCCTCATCTGGCCTGTCGTGAACGGCAAGGAAACGCTTTACCGCTTCAACACCGAATACGATCCCTATGCGAAGGAGGACAACCTCTTCTACGGCAAGCTCATGAAGCCCGTTGCCTCAGGAGACCTCTACAACGTTACCGATCCGAAGCAAACGGCCTATGCGGGTACGGCAAAGATCTTCTTCCGTCCTTATGCCGCGCCGGTCGAGCAGCCTGACGGGCACTACGACCTTTGGCTCTGCACAGGCCGCATCCTCGAGCACTGGCATACCGGCTCCATGACCCGCCGCGTGCCGGAACTGCACCGTGCAGCTCCGCAGGCGCTCCTCTACATGAACCCGGGCGACGCCGAAAAACGCGGTCTCAAGCGCGGCGACCTTGCTCATGTCGAAAGCCGCCACGGCACCTGTGAGGCGCTTGTGGAAACGCAGGTCCGCAACATCATGCCTGCCGGTACGGTATGGCTTGCCTTCTTCGACGAGAAGGTGAAGTGCAATGCCGTCGTTATCGACGCTACGGACCCGCTTTCCGAGGAACCGGACTTCAAAAAGACCGCGGTCCTCGTGAGAAAGGCCTGA
- a CDS encoding MFS transporter, which yields MVRTPAVGFVLACVFLDALGIGLIIPVLPRLIGTLASSPDAQTSWYGAIMVSYGLMQFFSAPAIGAISDRLGRRPVLLTGILGLAVMMLVPAFCDSLWLILLSRILGGAMSSNIVVAQAYIADVTDASNRTAAFGRIGAIFGVAFILGPAVGGMLGETDPSRPFLIAGIICALNFLYGLFVLPESLRAPARDPFTLKRFNPFSSLLALSRERLVLPILLVITLYTLSQSLMQCTWALYTEFRYGWSPKMIGISIFVLGAAITITQGWILPRLSAKLSPTHLVFAGLFCGFTALIGIGFSTAGTFLLPLLALFSLMGVVGPTLQSVISRTGSPTTQGVRLGAASSLNSFTGAISPLLGTPLLFFTSQSAPTDLAAGTPYFLAALLVLAAIILTILSPSQADAENTH from the coding sequence ATGGTCAGAACGCCAGCCGTAGGCTTCGTCCTTGCCTGCGTGTTTCTTGACGCGCTTGGCATCGGGCTCATCATCCCGGTGCTGCCGCGGCTTATCGGCACGCTTGCATCCTCACCCGATGCTCAGACGTCCTGGTACGGCGCCATCATGGTGAGCTACGGCCTCATGCAGTTCTTTTCCGCGCCGGCGATCGGCGCCATTTCCGATCGTCTCGGGCGCCGCCCGGTTCTGCTTACGGGCATTCTCGGCCTCGCAGTCATGATGCTTGTGCCGGCTTTCTGCGACTCGCTCTGGCTTATTCTCCTCTCCCGCATTCTGGGTGGCGCCATGAGTTCCAATATCGTCGTCGCACAAGCCTACATTGCAGACGTTACGGATGCATCAAATCGCACCGCCGCTTTTGGCCGCATCGGAGCGATTTTCGGCGTTGCCTTCATCCTCGGTCCGGCCGTGGGCGGCATGTTGGGCGAAACAGATCCGAGCAGACCCTTTCTGATTGCCGGCATCATCTGCGCGCTCAACTTCCTCTACGGCCTCTTCGTGCTCCCGGAAAGTTTGCGCGCGCCGGCTCGCGACCCCTTTACCCTGAAGCGCTTCAATCCGTTTTCATCTCTTTTGGCGCTTTCACGGGAACGCCTTGTTCTGCCGATACTGCTCGTCATTACGCTCTATACGCTCTCTCAGAGCCTGATGCAGTGCACCTGGGCGCTCTATACGGAATTCCGGTACGGCTGGTCTCCAAAGATGATCGGCATTTCCATTTTTGTCCTTGGAGCCGCGATTACGATTACGCAAGGCTGGATTCTGCCGCGTCTTTCCGCAAAGCTTTCCCCTACGCATCTCGTTTTCGCCGGACTCTTCTGCGGCTTTACTGCATTGATCGGCATCGGCTTCTCCACTGCCGGCACATTTCTTCTTCCTCTTCTCGCGCTCTTTTCGCTCATGGGCGTTGTCGGGCCGACGCTCCAGAGCGTCATCAGTCGTACAGGATCCCCGACAACGCAAGGCGTACGGCTCGGCGCAGCCAGCTCTCTCAACAGCTTCACAGGAGCCATAAGTCCGCTCCTCGGTACGCCCCTGCTGTTCTTCACCTCGCAAAGCGCCCCGACGGATCTTGCTGCCGGCACCCCCTATTTTCTTGCCGCACTCCTTGTACTGGCCGCCATCATTCTGACAATCCTCTCGCCGAGCCAGGCCGACGCGGAAAATACTCATTAG
- a CDS encoding ATP-binding protein, which translates to MTEPQSVPQNRSLYREFKVVFILITLCVTIAAIPAVVLTELSTGSGGAINVSGSLRMMSYKLTVAVSNPYETHEEREANTRRAVEEFWERLTRPGLLSSVPDDPADPIRGMYNIVAERFASEIRPLALKGIDDEAARQRFMGKIGGFVDDVDVFVFALEERLSGLMGWLKAILVFTLLGALAVTFGLLRVMKSRIFSPLEELEAAAGSVREGNFEVRSKAAEHNSEIGRFARGFNFMVSELERLYGSLEAEVAKKTADLNRRNQGLQFLAQASEQLLVDGPALPDAVKKVLEGAAQLTGANGAAFCVSADPQKAWDEEKSWRFAETPGNGLGREGHLLNIPAIGVREETLGMLKIWFPEEPSAWQSNFLGMTAALIGRAVDASLRTMDDRRLAVLEERSTIARELHDSIAQSLSFSKIQLLRLKRAIEADPTGDAAREVLIELDEGISTAYRQLREVLTAFRLQIQGTGFGDAVNAAVDAFRNRTGMPVSLTNTLLGVEISTNDQVHFIQILREALSNIEKHARATQAAVRIETAGAGGCILTVTDNGIGIPQHAEKARHFGLGIMKERAEALGATIEVARRPEGGTVVRVEKKPGMKSQTAQ; encoded by the coding sequence ATGACTGAGCCGCAATCTGTTCCTCAAAATCGTTCGCTTTACCGGGAATTCAAGGTCGTTTTTATTCTGATTACGCTTTGCGTGACCATTGCAGCAATTCCTGCGGTGGTGTTGACCGAGCTTTCAACCGGGTCGGGCGGCGCCATCAATGTGTCGGGCAGTCTGCGCATGATGAGCTACAAGCTTACGGTAGCCGTCAGCAACCCCTACGAAACGCATGAGGAGCGTGAGGCGAATACGCGGCGTGCCGTCGAGGAATTCTGGGAGCGCCTCACAAGGCCGGGGCTCCTCTCGAGCGTCCCTGATGATCCTGCTGATCCGATACGGGGCATGTACAACATTGTGGCCGAGCGCTTTGCATCTGAGATTCGTCCGCTTGCACTGAAGGGCATTGACGACGAAGCGGCGCGGCAGCGCTTCATGGGGAAAATCGGCGGCTTTGTGGACGACGTTGATGTTTTTGTGTTTGCGCTCGAGGAGCGTCTCTCCGGTTTGATGGGGTGGCTTAAAGCTATTTTGGTTTTTACGCTTCTTGGGGCACTGGCAGTGACTTTTGGCTTGCTTCGCGTGATGAAGTCGCGCATCTTTTCGCCGCTTGAGGAATTAGAAGCCGCAGCGGGATCGGTGCGAGAAGGAAATTTTGAGGTTCGTTCGAAAGCGGCGGAACACAATTCAGAGATCGGGCGCTTCGCGCGGGGCTTCAACTTTATGGTGAGCGAACTTGAGCGGCTCTACGGCTCTCTCGAAGCAGAGGTTGCAAAAAAAACGGCGGACCTCAACAGACGCAATCAAGGGCTTCAGTTCCTGGCCCAGGCATCCGAGCAGCTTCTTGTTGACGGACCAGCATTGCCTGACGCGGTCAAGAAGGTACTGGAAGGCGCGGCGCAGCTCACGGGAGCAAATGGAGCCGCTTTCTGCGTAAGCGCCGATCCGCAGAAAGCATGGGATGAGGAAAAATCCTGGCGCTTTGCTGAAACGCCGGGCAATGGCCTGGGGCGGGAAGGCCATCTGCTCAATATTCCGGCGATCGGAGTTCGGGAGGAAACGCTCGGCATGCTGAAGATCTGGTTCCCGGAGGAGCCTTCGGCCTGGCAGAGCAATTTTCTCGGCATGACGGCAGCCCTTATCGGCCGAGCCGTGGATGCGTCGCTGCGTACGATGGATGACCGGCGACTGGCTGTGCTCGAGGAGCGGTCCACGATCGCGCGCGAACTTCATGACTCGATTGCCCAATCGCTTTCATTCTCCAAGATTCAGCTGCTGAGGCTGAAGCGTGCAATTGAGGCTGACCCGACGGGAGACGCTGCCCGCGAGGTTCTGATTGAGCTTGACGAAGGCATTTCCACTGCATACCGGCAGCTGCGCGAGGTGTTGACGGCTTTCCGGCTGCAGATACAGGGTACGGGGTTCGGCGACGCAGTGAATGCTGCTGTAGATGCGTTCAGGAACCGCACCGGCATGCCGGTATCGCTTACCAACACGCTGCTCGGTGTGGAAATTTCTACCAACGACCAGGTTCACTTCATCCAGATTTTGCGTGAAGCCCTCTCCAATATAGAGAAGCATGCCCGGGCGACGCAGGCGGCCGTGCGCATAGAAACGGCAGGTGCCGGCGGGTGCATTCTCACGGTGACGGACAACGGGATCGGAATCCCTCAGCATGCGGAAAAGGCCCGGCACTTTGGTCTCGGCATCATGAAGGAGCGTGCGGAAGCATTAGGCGCGACGATAGAAGTGGCCCGCAGGCCTGAAGGCGGCACCGTCGTGCGGGTTGAAAAGAAACCCGGGATGAAATCTCAGACGGCACAATAA
- the napG gene encoding ferredoxin-type protein NapG has product MTSRESLSRRALLEGIISSGCAMTAGAFLLGMIPVRESAARWQPRPPGALPAEAFSAACARCGQCVSACPYDTLKLAGMRSPAPVGTPYFTPREIPCYMCRDLPCVKACPTGALDPDLTDIRDARMGVAVVDPNSCLSWQGLRCEVCFRECPENGRALTIEVRPRGLSRHAVFVPVIHPDACTGCGLCEKACPTDEAAIRVADPSSVLGTIGSHYRLGWLSEEDPKNMRREGPPATPDAASSEGNAAKAPATAPGMDYLNSEEPL; this is encoded by the coding sequence GTGACGAGCCGGGAAAGCCTGAGCCGCCGGGCGCTTCTTGAGGGGATTATTTCCTCGGGATGCGCCATGACGGCAGGTGCATTTCTTCTCGGGATGATCCCCGTACGCGAGAGCGCTGCCCGCTGGCAGCCTCGACCGCCCGGAGCGCTTCCCGCAGAGGCCTTCAGCGCCGCCTGCGCGCGCTGCGGTCAGTGCGTGAGCGCGTGTCCTTACGACACCCTCAAGCTTGCAGGCATGCGGTCTCCCGCTCCCGTTGGAACGCCTTACTTCACGCCGCGGGAGATCCCCTGCTACATGTGCAGGGATCTTCCCTGCGTCAAGGCGTGCCCGACCGGCGCACTCGACCCAGACCTCACGGACATTCGCGACGCCCGCATGGGCGTCGCAGTGGTGGACCCCAACTCATGCCTCTCCTGGCAGGGGCTGCGCTGCGAGGTCTGCTTCCGTGAATGTCCGGAGAACGGCCGCGCGCTCACCATTGAAGTTCGCCCCCGGGGCCTTTCGCGTCACGCGGTTTTTGTGCCCGTCATCCACCCGGATGCCTGCACGGGGTGCGGCCTTTGCGAAAAGGCCTGCCCGACCGATGAGGCGGCAATCCGCGTGGCTGATCCGTCGTCCGTACTCGGCACGATCGGCAGCCACTACCGTCTCGGCTGGCTCTCTGAAGAGGATCCGAAGAACATGCGCCGTGAGGGTCCCCCCGCAACGCCCGATGCAGCATCGTCTGAAGGCAATGCTGCCAAGGCGCCGGCGACTGCTCCGGGCATGGACTACCTCAATAGCGAGGAGCCGTTATGA